The Desulfosporosinus acidiphilus SJ4 genome has a window encoding:
- a CDS encoding nucleobase:cation symporter-2 family protein has translation MDKSKHPVDQVLPPGQLFLYGLQHVLAMYAGAVAVPFIIAGAAHFSKEQIAFLINADLFTCGIATLLQTLGLWKMGIRIPVIQGVTFAAVTPMIMIVQNSGMTAIYGSIIVAGLVTFLLAPYFSKLLRFFPPVVTGSVITVIGLSLLPVGVQWACGGVGDKNYASPTYLLVAFVVLIAILFITKYFKGFIGNIAVLLGLFIGLIVAIPLGLVNFSGVSSAPWIGLDTPFHFGYPTFHMDAIISMILVMLVVMVESTGDFLAIGEIIDKPIGPEDLTRGLRADGAATMLGGILNAFPYTAFAQNVGLVGLTGVKSRFVVATSGVILVLMGLLPKLATIIASVPNAVLGGAGIAMFSIVAASGMKTLSKVDFQKNRYNIYIVAISVGIGLIPLVEPNFFKYFPNWSQTIVHSNITLGSLTAIILNAFFNGSKGGDNIEKELAANSGMEV, from the coding sequence ATGGATAAATCGAAGCATCCAGTTGATCAAGTACTTCCGCCAGGACAGCTTTTCCTGTATGGTTTACAGCATGTCTTAGCTATGTATGCCGGTGCAGTAGCAGTTCCATTTATTATTGCCGGAGCTGCCCATTTTTCGAAAGAACAAATTGCTTTTCTCATTAATGCAGATTTATTTACCTGCGGAATCGCGACTCTTCTTCAGACTCTTGGACTATGGAAAATGGGGATCAGAATACCGGTTATCCAGGGGGTTACGTTTGCTGCTGTTACTCCAATGATTATGATCGTTCAGAACAGCGGGATGACTGCTATTTATGGATCTATTATTGTTGCCGGCCTTGTCACGTTTCTCTTAGCACCTTATTTTAGTAAGTTATTACGATTTTTCCCGCCTGTGGTCACGGGAAGCGTAATCACAGTCATTGGTCTCTCCTTGCTTCCTGTTGGTGTGCAATGGGCATGCGGCGGGGTGGGGGATAAAAACTATGCGTCTCCCACCTACCTTCTTGTTGCTTTCGTGGTACTAATCGCTATTCTCTTTATAACGAAATATTTTAAAGGGTTTATTGGAAATATTGCGGTCTTACTAGGATTGTTCATTGGTTTGATTGTAGCAATTCCCCTTGGTTTGGTTAATTTTTCAGGTGTTAGCAGCGCGCCCTGGATTGGATTAGATACACCTTTTCATTTTGGGTATCCAACCTTTCACATGGATGCAATTATTTCTATGATTTTGGTGATGTTAGTCGTTATGGTTGAGTCAACCGGCGATTTTCTTGCCATCGGAGAAATCATCGACAAACCTATTGGACCGGAAGATTTAACCCGTGGCTTACGTGCCGATGGTGCGGCGACGATGCTGGGAGGTATCCTCAACGCATTCCCTTATACGGCTTTTGCCCAAAACGTCGGTTTAGTGGGTTTAACAGGCGTGAAGAGTCGTTTCGTTGTAGCAACATCGGGAGTCATACTAGTCCTCATGGGTCTCCTTCCTAAATTGGCGACAATTATCGCCTCTGTTCCCAATGCTGTCCTCGGTGGTGCCGGTATTGCTATGTTCAGCATCGTGGCAGCAAGCGGCATGAAAACTCTCTCGAAGGTAGACTTCCAAAAGAATCGCTACAATATCTATATTGTTGCAATAAGTGTTGGAATCGGACTAATTCCTCTAGTTGAACCAAACTTCTTTAAGTATTTTCCCAATTGGAGTCAAACTATTGTTCACAGTAATATTACCCTTGGTTCACTGACGGCTATTATCCTCAACGCCTTCTTTAATGGGAGTAAAGGCGGAGATAATATCGAAAAGGAATTAGCTGCTAACTCTGGTATGGAAGTTTAA
- a CDS encoding ferredoxin, whose product MIAEVDQNECIGCESCPAFCPEVFRMGADGLAEAYTNPVPSECEEAAKEAAEGCPAHCISIEE is encoded by the coding sequence ATGATTGCTGAAGTAGATCAAAATGAGTGCATAGGATGCGAATCTTGTCCCGCGTTCTGTCCGGAGGTGTTTAGAATGGGAGCCGATGGCTTGGCAGAAGCTTATACTAATCCCGTGCCTAGCGAATGCGAAGAAGCTGCCAAAGAAGCTGCTGAAGGTTGTCCGGCTCATTGTATTTCTATTGAAGAATAA
- the sigI gene encoding RNA polymerase sigma-I factor, with protein sequence MPEWEDQLSWQRLQEDSKAREDFLAKSQMFICHVASQVCFRFLEWGRDEELSEALIAFNEAIDLFKADKGVPFLAFARILIKRRLIDYHRKQRVPLSNSLDQEDYGRDVEIHLSLDEFKENEQSRERAEEIQQFNKALATVKLTFQDLVAVSPKHRDSRETLLRAARELAFDKELWSNVERTGKIPMQALALKTQIHPKVLERGRKYILAVALLIANQHDYIYLREYVLPREKG encoded by the coding sequence ATGCCAGAATGGGAAGACCAATTGTCTTGGCAGCGTTTACAAGAGGATTCGAAAGCTCGCGAGGATTTTTTAGCTAAATCACAAATGTTTATCTGTCATGTGGCTAGTCAAGTGTGTTTTCGTTTTCTGGAATGGGGCAGGGATGAAGAATTATCTGAGGCTTTAATCGCTTTTAATGAAGCGATTGATTTGTTTAAAGCCGATAAAGGTGTACCGTTTCTAGCCTTTGCACGGATTTTAATTAAACGGCGACTGATTGATTATCATCGAAAACAACGTGTTCCTCTTTCTAATTCCCTAGATCAAGAGGATTATGGGCGAGACGTGGAAATCCATCTTAGTTTAGATGAATTTAAAGAAAACGAACAATCCCGTGAGAGAGCAGAAGAAATTCAACAGTTCAACAAAGCCTTAGCGACCGTTAAACTTACTTTTCAGGATTTAGTGGCAGTTTCCCCCAAACATCGGGATTCTCGTGAGACATTGCTTCGTGCCGCCAGAGAATTAGCCTTTGATAAAGAACTATGGTCTAACGTAGAACGTACCGGCAAAATTCCCATGCAAGCCTTAGCGCTGAAAACTCAAATTCACCCGAAGGTCTTAGAACGGGGTAGAAAGTATATCTTAGCTGTTGCTCTACTTATAGCTAATCAACATGATTATATTTATTTAAGGGAATACGTGCTCCCGCGAGAAAAGGGGTGA
- a CDS encoding efflux RND transporter periplasmic adaptor subunit, with protein sequence MKKRAWLIYALIFVVVMLSGCGGNTDTVNSNIKTYPVKTLQVKEESYPVSLEYEGITGGSEVRKLSFKSSAKIAKIYVTKGQHVKKGDPLVDLDKTDLNFALEAAKSQMDAASAQYTKAVNGAQSEDINKAEIAVKNAQDNYNYYQDLYNKNVALYNSSAISQQALDSSKLQLDSSEAALNSAQQSLEQLQNGTRAEDKEALLAQLNTATADYKSKMDLVQDASLVADTDGYVVDVLCKEGELQAAGNPVVLMRSENQVITVGLSDNDVKKIKVGTKAQVKIDNTTADGEVINIVQMADQQSGTFSAEIKLLNPIDNDQFYIGESVKVYLDAGEKESILIPISSILNDGEDYVYVVENGRAVRKNITLGDAHEDKVSVEGLKAGDKLVIEGMKEIKAGYRVSEK encoded by the coding sequence ATGAAAAAAAGAGCTTGGCTTATTTATGCTTTAATCTTCGTTGTTGTTATGCTCAGTGGATGCGGAGGAAACACAGATACAGTTAATTCGAATATTAAAACTTATCCAGTCAAAACATTACAAGTCAAAGAAGAAAGCTATCCCGTTTCTTTGGAGTATGAGGGAATTACCGGTGGGAGCGAAGTAAGAAAATTATCCTTTAAAAGTTCGGCTAAAATAGCAAAAATCTATGTAACCAAAGGCCAACATGTAAAAAAGGGCGATCCCTTGGTTGATCTCGATAAAACTGATTTAAATTTTGCTTTGGAAGCTGCCAAATCTCAAATGGATGCTGCTTCAGCTCAATATACGAAAGCCGTGAATGGAGCACAGTCTGAGGATATAAATAAGGCTGAGATCGCGGTCAAAAATGCCCAAGATAATTATAATTATTATCAGGATTTATATAACAAAAATGTTGCCTTATATAATAGTTCGGCGATTTCTCAACAGGCTTTAGACAGCTCGAAACTACAATTGGACAGCAGCGAAGCTGCCTTGAACAGTGCCCAGCAAAGCTTGGAGCAGCTACAAAATGGTACCAGAGCAGAGGACAAGGAAGCGCTGTTAGCCCAGTTAAATACGGCAACCGCCGATTATAAATCTAAAATGGACTTGGTTCAGGATGCTTCCTTAGTTGCTGATACGGATGGTTATGTGGTAGACGTTCTCTGCAAAGAAGGTGAATTACAGGCAGCCGGAAATCCCGTAGTTTTGATGAGAAGTGAAAATCAAGTCATTACTGTTGGATTGTCCGATAACGATGTAAAGAAAATCAAGGTTGGTACAAAAGCACAGGTTAAAATTGATAATACGACAGCAGATGGAGAGGTTATCAATATCGTGCAAATGGCGGATCAGCAATCCGGGACCTTCAGTGCAGAAATCAAGCTTTTAAATCCTATTGATAATGATCAGTTTTATATCGGTGAAAGTGTAAAAGTATACTTAGATGCCGGTGAAAAAGAATCCATTTTGATTCCCATCAGCAGCATATTAAATGATGGCGAAGATTACGTCTATGTAGTCGAGAATGGACGTGCAGTCCGAAAAAATATTACCCTGGGGGATGCTCACGAGGATAAGGTTTCCGTCGAAGGCTTGAAAGCTGGGGATAAACTTGTTATTGAAGGAATGAAGGAAATAAAAGCAGGTTATCGGGTTTCTGAAAAGTGA
- a CDS encoding TetR/AcrR family transcriptional regulator: MKNLEKAIVTDNALSIRIIEAAKKLFMEHGFKGTTTKMIAEEAKVNEATIFRHFKNKEGVFLELSKELTRYSNSKLESVMESELPVEDLLYEFGLGLYRRIVESKGLLIVAIIESKRRSELVTNVTNTLKSIVEVLEKKLESLYIAGKLDKHDFFTISLMYVESLIGLFIVQNRLEGDLIPVEIQRLCRGASKVLAAGLIKRD, from the coding sequence ATGAAGAACCTTGAAAAAGCTATTGTCACTGATAATGCTTTAAGCATTAGGATTATTGAAGCTGCCAAAAAACTTTTTATGGAGCATGGCTTTAAAGGCACGACAACTAAAATGATCGCCGAAGAAGCAAAGGTCAATGAGGCAACCATATTTCGACATTTTAAAAATAAAGAGGGAGTATTTCTGGAACTATCCAAAGAATTAACCCGATATAGCAATTCAAAACTTGAAAGCGTCATGGAAAGTGAACTCCCCGTGGAAGATCTGCTTTATGAATTTGGATTGGGGTTATACAGGAGAATCGTTGAAAGCAAAGGACTTTTAATCGTCGCAATTATTGAATCAAAAAGAAGATCTGAATTAGTTACTAATGTAACAAATACGCTTAAATCTATTGTTGAAGTTCTCGAGAAAAAGCTAGAATCCTTATACATAGCAGGAAAGCTGGATAAGCATGACTTTTTTACGATTTCTTTAATGTATGTGGAATCTTTAATTGGTCTTTTCATTGTTCAGAACAGATTAGAAGGAGACCTTATCCCGGTAGAAATTCAGAGATTATGTCGAGGTGCATCCAAAGTTTTGGCAGCGGGTTTAATAAAACGGGATTGA
- a CDS encoding response regulator transcription factor, producing the protein MVNNGNEFDQRLSQILKVNGYASDTALDVENGIEMALTKIYDVIIIEETTSVNLQGEPSMLEVIRANKLDTPILILVANNAPKERADALDAGADDCLSRPFSEEEFAARIRALTRRKNKELVDSVIVIKGLTLDLLRREIRNGNTVYRLSNKEALILELLMRNYGNVVTKETIYFKVWGLNSETSIANVDLFIHYLRKKLGSHLIKTIRNTGYLLQPV; encoded by the coding sequence ATCGTCAATAATGGAAACGAATTTGATCAAAGACTGTCTCAGATACTCAAAGTAAACGGATATGCTTCCGACACAGCTTTAGATGTTGAGAATGGAATTGAGATGGCTTTAACCAAAATCTACGATGTCATTATTATCGAAGAAACAACTTCCGTGAATCTTCAAGGAGAACCTTCAATGTTAGAAGTAATTCGCGCCAATAAACTAGATACCCCTATTCTGATTCTAGTGGCAAACAATGCCCCGAAGGAACGGGCCGATGCCTTGGATGCAGGGGCCGATGATTGCCTGAGCAGACCCTTTTCAGAAGAAGAGTTTGCGGCTCGGATTCGTGCCTTGACTCGAAGAAAGAACAAAGAATTAGTTGATTCGGTCATTGTTATCAAAGGCCTGACCCTTGATTTGTTACGACGTGAAATTCGAAACGGAAATACAGTATATCGATTAAGCAACAAAGAAGCACTCATTCTAGAATTGTTAATGCGCAACTATGGTAATGTCGTTACGAAAGAAACTATTTACTTTAAAGTCTGGGGATTAAACTCAGAAACAAGCATAGCAAATGTAGATTTGTTCATTCATTATCTTCGCAAAAAGTTAGGCAGTCACTTAATCAAAACTATTCGTAACACCGGGTATCTTTTACAACCTGTTTAA
- a CDS encoding anti-sigma factor domain-containing protein gives MSKSKAVVLEKSGLRYTVLGNDGTFRHIYRRGNLGIGEEIEIHTGIVNSHGLRLWAGIAAVFLLVFMACFGWNLYQAPTAVALLSVDINPSLQFTIDAKGNLLKLQSQNDDAKRILSQVNLTGLPMEQAIGQIITQSYNQKFLNSQQHWVVVGYSPMSDKTSAQMPKELNDQQIANWITGAAQKNGFTPQIAVFPLTSQESELAQKKDLTLGEYALWQTAQNAGVVTGDQNLKDTQERVRLLENPQVQAQIKAEKRGIELGLPLTTGTKKPDSDLTNKPTIESNDKSKSNMQPSSPDKNQNKPGIGKEKGQIKDNKEQSGDNNKGNEQHDLPKTNKRTDQSDRGTNQRPGDDSQKSGKQKERDD, from the coding sequence ATGAGTAAATCAAAAGCTGTGGTGTTGGAAAAGTCCGGACTGCGTTACACAGTTCTGGGAAATGACGGGACCTTTCGCCACATTTATCGCAGAGGCAATTTGGGGATAGGCGAAGAAATTGAAATCCATACGGGGATAGTGAACTCTCATGGATTGCGCCTATGGGCAGGAATCGCAGCCGTATTTCTTTTGGTTTTTATGGCTTGTTTTGGGTGGAACCTATATCAAGCGCCAACTGCAGTTGCATTGCTCTCAGTGGATATTAACCCCAGTTTACAATTTACAATTGATGCCAAGGGCAATTTGTTGAAGCTCCAATCTCAAAATGATGATGCAAAGCGCATCCTGAGTCAGGTCAATCTTACAGGGCTGCCTATGGAACAAGCCATAGGTCAGATTATCACCCAGTCCTATAATCAAAAATTCCTTAATTCTCAGCAGCACTGGGTTGTGGTGGGATATTCTCCGATGTCAGATAAAACCTCTGCTCAAATGCCTAAAGAACTTAATGATCAGCAAATCGCCAATTGGATTACAGGAGCTGCTCAGAAAAATGGGTTTACACCTCAGATTGCAGTTTTTCCTTTGACTTCACAAGAGAGTGAGCTTGCTCAAAAAAAAGATTTGACTCTCGGTGAGTATGCTCTATGGCAGACTGCTCAAAATGCAGGTGTTGTGACGGGGGATCAGAATCTGAAGGACACTCAAGAACGAGTTCGGTTATTAGAAAACCCTCAAGTTCAAGCACAAATAAAGGCAGAAAAGCGAGGAATAGAATTAGGGTTACCTCTAACAACTGGAACAAAAAAACCTGATTCGGACTTGACGAATAAACCAACTATAGAGTCAAACGATAAATCAAAGTCTAACATGCAGCCTTCTTCGCCGGATAAGAATCAGAATAAACCAGGTATAGGCAAGGAGAAAGGGCAAATAAAGGATAATAAAGAGCAATCAGGGGATAACAATAAGGGGAATGAGCAGCATGATCTCCCAAAGACCAATAAGAGAACAGATCAGTCTGACAGGGGAACAAATCAAAGACCAGGGGACGACAGCCAAAAATCGGGTAAGCAAAAAGAGAGAGACGATTAG
- a CDS encoding FlxA-like family protein, producing the protein MNISAILSELNNDYSSSVSDAQIKKIQNQIQTLDQDLKSENQSKDDARTKQIKVQQIQTQIELLEAQLKQLESKKNQNNTSNQQAENISPQQSLRSSLNNSTIDIRA; encoded by the coding sequence ATGAACATTTCAGCAATTTTATCAGAACTAAATAATGATTATTCTTCATCAGTCAGCGATGCCCAAATTAAGAAAATCCAAAATCAAATACAAACGCTCGATCAAGATTTAAAATCTGAAAATCAAAGCAAAGATGATGCCCGAACCAAACAGATAAAAGTGCAACAAATACAAACTCAAATAGAACTACTGGAAGCTCAATTAAAACAACTTGAATCAAAAAAAAATCAAAACAATACTTCAAATCAGCAAGCAGAAAATATTAGTCCTCAGCAAAGCTTACGGAGTTCGCTGAATAATAGTACTATTGACATAAGGGCTTAA